Proteins found in one Pontibacter sp. SGAir0037 genomic segment:
- a CDS encoding PepSY domain-containing protein — protein MTVKKIIGKLHLWLGFASGLLVLFLGITGCILAFQKEIENATQPYQFVEAQETALLPPSKLKAIADLELPGLKAHSVSYTKGKASQVSYFSFDPEYYHIVFLDPYTGQVLKVKNMDQDFFRIVIMGHYYLWLPPHIGQPILATATLLFVILMITGLVLWWPKNKAARKQRFSIKWNAKWRRVNYDLHNVLGFYMTWIGIFIAITGLIMGFQWFAKSVYWAASGGKQMVEFYEPHSDTTSVASSTVPAMDRLWQMKYPELRNTKASLEVHVPEGKEGSIETAINPDPGTYWKSDYQYYDQYTLQEIPVTHAYGRFKNTTVADKIMRMNYDVHVGAIGGIAGKIIAFFASLFASSLPVTGFMLWWGRRKKERKAAVKSKSKAYATEKVQVVK, from the coding sequence ATGACAGTCAAAAAAATCATTGGAAAACTACACCTTTGGCTCGGATTTGCATCCGGGCTATTGGTGCTATTTTTGGGTATCACGGGCTGTATACTTGCCTTCCAGAAAGAAATTGAAAATGCCACACAGCCTTACCAATTTGTGGAGGCCCAGGAAACGGCATTGCTCCCACCCTCAAAGCTTAAAGCCATTGCCGACCTGGAACTGCCCGGACTGAAGGCACATAGTGTGAGTTATACCAAAGGCAAGGCGTCGCAGGTAAGCTACTTTAGCTTTGATCCGGAATACTATCATATTGTTTTTCTGGACCCTTATACCGGGCAGGTACTGAAGGTAAAGAACATGGACCAGGACTTTTTCCGGATCGTGATTATGGGGCATTATTACCTGTGGCTCCCCCCTCACATCGGGCAACCCATTCTGGCTACTGCCACACTGCTGTTTGTGATCCTGATGATAACCGGCCTGGTGCTGTGGTGGCCCAAAAATAAAGCTGCCCGAAAGCAGCGCTTTTCTATCAAGTGGAATGCAAAGTGGCGCCGGGTAAATTACGACCTGCACAATGTGCTTGGCTTTTACATGACCTGGATAGGTATTTTCATAGCCATAACAGGCCTGATTATGGGCTTTCAGTGGTTTGCCAAATCGGTGTACTGGGCAGCTTCAGGAGGAAAGCAGATGGTAGAGTTTTACGAACCACACTCCGACACCACCTCCGTTGCCAGCAGCACCGTACCGGCTATGGACCGCCTCTGGCAAATGAAATACCCGGAGCTGCGCAACACCAAAGCCAGCCTGGAAGTGCACGTGCCGGAGGGCAAAGAAGGTTCTATCGAAACAGCCATTAACCCCGATCCAGGCACGTACTGGAAATCTGACTACCAGTACTACGACCAGTATACCTTGCAGGAGATTCCGGTTACACACGCATACGGGCGCTTTAAAAACACGACTGTGGCCGATAAGATCATGCGCATGAACTACGATGTACACGTAGGAGCAATAGGTGGCATCGCAGGAAAAATTATTGCCTTCTTTGCCAGCCTGTTTGCCTCCAGCCTGCCGGTTACAGGATTTATGCTCTGGTGGGGGCGCAGAAAAAAAGAGAGAAAAGCTGCAGTAAAGAGCAAATCAAAAGCCTACGCTACCGAAAAGGTACAGGTAGTGAAATGA
- a CDS encoding TonB-dependent receptor gives MKLSFITLLFIITASAHALSQGVVTVGGSVTTADGTAAEVVSVSLRGTGMGSTTDKNGIYKIEKVKPGTYTFRVSAIGLQTIEKVVAVPDEATFTVDFTLNESASQLQEVVIAGSRRTFKVDNPSETLRLTTPILETPQNIQIISSDLIKGQQIFDMSEGVSRNVSGVTMLEHWGNYTRVNMRGARVAPFRNGMNIESTWGPLSEDMSFVERIEFVKGPAGFMLANGDPAGFYNVVTKKPTGRTRQEVNFTFGSFNTFRATADLDGQLSADGKLLYRLNVMGQLKDSWRDFEYNDRYSIAPVLTYKFSDKTSLTAEYTHQYSRMSTIGSAYVFSARGFEDLPRNFTLADPNLKPSDMRDNSAFLTFEHKFNDKWKLTAQTAYFNYNQIGSSLWATGVATNGDMQRTVSSWDAQNISKFGQLFINGEFKSGAVTHKVLGGLDLGNKKYLADWNQYFVLDSGTPFNIYAPVYGLGTDAIPVIDRSKSLEERAGGNILAQKYGAIYVQDELGFFQNNLRLTLAGRYTKAETNQYTSIVNNEKFTPRVGVSASLNKATTVYALFDQAFIPQIGKLANEATVKPITGNNLEVGAKRDWFGGRWNSTVSVYQITKNNQLIGDPSDPSQTLSLQLGQTQTKGVEFDIRGDITPGLSAMFNYAYTDSKITKDIDPLLVGNYVPGFARHITNTWLSYRLYKGKLQGLGFSAGYQWQLGRYPWFVNGSSDSTLPDYFRLDGAVSYQFRKISLGVNVNNILDKYLYSGGPYDFNYDGTNDSFYWQTEAPRNYRVSIGYRF, from the coding sequence ATGAAGCTATCGTTTATAACTCTACTCTTTATAATTACGGCCTCTGCACATGCCCTCTCCCAGGGAGTGGTAACGGTAGGAGGCAGCGTAACAACTGCAGATGGAACAGCAGCAGAAGTAGTATCTGTAAGTTTGAGAGGAACAGGCATGGGTTCCACAACTGACAAAAACGGTATATATAAAATAGAAAAAGTAAAGCCTGGCACCTACACGTTCAGGGTTAGTGCTATAGGGCTTCAAACGATAGAGAAAGTAGTAGCTGTGCCTGATGAAGCAACTTTTACAGTAGACTTCACCCTGAACGAAAGTGCTTCTCAGCTACAGGAAGTAGTGATAGCAGGCAGCAGGAGAACCTTTAAAGTAGACAACCCCTCTGAAACACTCCGCTTAACTACTCCTATACTGGAAACGCCTCAGAACATACAAATTATATCAAGTGACCTGATTAAAGGGCAGCAAATATTTGATATGTCAGAAGGAGTATCCAGGAACGTAAGCGGTGTTACAATGCTGGAACACTGGGGCAACTACACCCGTGTAAACATGCGCGGTGCCAGAGTAGCTCCTTTCAGAAACGGCATGAATATAGAGTCTACCTGGGGGCCTTTATCAGAAGATATGTCTTTTGTAGAAAGAATAGAATTTGTGAAAGGTCCGGCGGGCTTTATGCTGGCAAATGGAGATCCGGCAGGTTTTTACAATGTAGTAACCAAGAAGCCAACAGGCAGAACACGGCAGGAAGTAAACTTTACCTTTGGTAGCTTTAATACTTTCAGAGCAACGGCCGATTTAGATGGGCAGTTATCAGCTGACGGTAAACTTCTGTATCGCCTGAATGTAATGGGGCAGCTAAAAGATTCCTGGAGAGACTTTGAGTATAACGACCGCTACTCCATAGCTCCTGTTCTTACCTACAAGTTCAGCGATAAAACGTCACTCACGGCTGAATATACGCACCAGTACTCCCGCATGTCAACTATTGGTTCTGCTTATGTGTTTTCTGCGCGGGGCTTTGAAGATCTTCCCCGTAATTTCACCCTTGCAGATCCAAACCTGAAACCATCAGATATGCGAGATAACAGCGCCTTCCTTACTTTTGAACACAAGTTTAATGACAAATGGAAGCTGACAGCTCAGACGGCTTACTTTAACTATAACCAAATTGGTAGTTCGCTTTGGGCAACAGGTGTGGCAACCAACGGTGATATGCAAAGAACAGTTAGCAGTTGGGACGCACAAAATATAAGCAAGTTTGGACAGCTGTTTATAAATGGAGAATTCAAATCAGGTGCTGTTACGCATAAGGTATTAGGAGGTCTTGATTTAGGCAATAAAAAGTACCTGGCAGACTGGAACCAGTATTTCGTGCTGGATTCTGGGACACCTTTCAATATCTACGCACCTGTGTATGGATTAGGTACTGATGCTATTCCAGTTATAGATCGTTCTAAATCACTTGAAGAGCGTGCTGGTGGAAATATCTTGGCCCAGAAATACGGTGCTATTTATGTACAGGACGAGCTCGGCTTCTTTCAAAATAACCTCCGACTAACATTGGCTGGTCGTTATACTAAAGCAGAAACTAATCAATATACTTCTATCGTTAATAACGAGAAGTTTACACCACGTGTAGGTGTAAGTGCATCCTTGAATAAGGCTACTACTGTCTACGCTTTATTCGATCAGGCCTTTATCCCACAAATTGGCAAACTAGCTAACGAAGCAACAGTAAAACCAATTACAGGAAATAATTTAGAAGTAGGTGCTAAAAGAGACTGGTTTGGCGGCCGTTGGAATTCAACAGTCTCCGTTTATCAGATAACAAAAAATAACCAGCTTATCGGAGATCCTAGCGATCCAAGCCAAACCTTATCTTTGCAGCTTGGACAGACACAGACAAAAGGCGTTGAGTTTGATATCAGAGGAGACATAACACCAGGCTTAAGCGCTATGTTCAACTATGCTTATACTGATTCTAAGATCACAAAAGATATAGATCCTCTTCTAGTAGGAAATTATGTACCTGGTTTCGCCAGACACATTACTAATACCTGGCTCTCTTACAGATTGTATAAGGGCAAACTACAAGGCTTAGGCTTTTCGGCAGGTTACCAGTGGCAGTTGGGCCGCTATCCTTGGTTTGTTAACGGGAGCTCAGACTCCACCCTACCCGACTACTTCAGATTAGACGGAGCCGTTTCTTATCAGTTTAGAAAAATCAGTCTCGGTGTAAATGTTAACAACATTTTAGATAAATACCTCTACTCAGGTGGCCCTTACGACTTCAACTATGATGGCACCAACGACAGCTTCTACTGGCAAACAGAAGCTCCCCGAAATTATCGTGTAAGTATAGGCTATAGATTCTAG